The Puniceicoccus vermicola DNA window TGCCCTGGGGTTTGAAAAGGCGAACCTCCGGATGGAACTCAACAAATCTGCATTTACTCGGGCGCATGGGAACTTGACCTGAAACTGTAATGAGCATATGCTCATTAGCGACAACAAAATAATGCGATGAACACAGAGTTTCAGGAGGAGGGGAAAGAGCATTGCGGCTCTTTGGTGCGGGTTGGTTTCCCGTTGGAGAACGGGGGCGATGGATCCCGTATCAGTTCTGATTTTGGCACGGCCGCAATCATTCTCCTCGTGGACTGCGAGTCGGGTGAAGAGGCGATGATTGGCAATGAATCTCCGCATTGTGGAGAGGGTCACTGTGGACCGACAGACGTTTTTGTCAGCTTCGGTCTGGATGCGGTGGTCTGTCGAGGACTTGGACGCGCGGCGCTGCAGCGACTGGAAAATTCAGAAATTCAGGTGTTCTACACGGAGGAGGAATCCGTAGAGAAGGCATTGAAGAAGTTTCGTCACGGGAACTTGGCCCCGTTCGACAAAGAGTTCATTGTCGAAAGCTGCGGTTGCGGAGATTCTCCGTGAAGAATGAGTCGTGATTGAGCCGGACATTTCCCGCTTGGGAAGTTCCGGTAAAGCGGTCCGATTAGGCGGAAGGGGTCTGCTCCGGAAATATACAATTTTCGACGAGCTTTTGAGCGCTCTCGAGGTCTTGGATTCCGTTGGCGATGATGAAGTCGTAGCGCAGGTCGAGAGTCTCTTCCGGATTAAGAATGACGGCACTTTCTCCGACAAAGGGCAGGGCGATGCAGGGCATGTCGGGGCGGTAGAACCAGTGGGTTGGGAAGTGGGGGTTTCTCGGGTTGTCGCAGCAAATCAAGGTCGTTTCGGAGTCAGAGTTGTCGTGAGAGCCGACTGAGGCCATCCAGGGTGCCGGCTTCCCGTGGATCTTTTCGAGGCCTCGATTGCCGTCGGCGAGAAACGAGCCCACCGGTTCCCATTCACCTTTGCCGAGGAATTCGCGGTGCAGGCGGAAAAAGAGCCCGGTATAGTGGGAGCCTTGCAATCCTTCCTCGGATTCAAAGGTGCCGAGGCGAAGAGTCTTGCCGCTCACGTTTTGAATTTGAAAACGAAGATGGAGTCGCCAGCAGTTGGCGTTGGGAAAGACTCTGGCATCGATGGAGCGTTGCTCCCGAAAGGTGGGTTCGCTGTGTTCGTTCTTCCATTCCAGGGACTCATGAAGGACTGCGCCGGTTTCGTCGGAAGTCACTTCAGTCCAGTCGAGGTGATTCTGTGTGCCGAAGTTTCCCCGCATGCGGTAGCCGTCTTCCTTCCGGTAAGTATTGCCCCCCCCAGAAGTTGGTCCCGTTGACAAGGGTCATGGTCATCGAAAGGGCGTGGTGCCATGGGTGGTCGTTGGGGCGATAGTTCGTGATGACGTTTCCGCGAAGGTTGCGGATCGGATGGAAGTAGGGCTTGGGGGATTCTTCGTTGGGAGCCTCCGACCGGGCGACGTAGTGAAAGAGAGGCAGATCTCCCCAAAGAAACTCGACGGAGTCGTCGGGGTGGAATTTTAGGGAGGCGCGGGTGTGGGAGGTTGAGGATGACATGGGAATTGGATAGGTTTTGCGGATTGCGTGAGCTGCCTCGAGCAAAGTTCGAGGCTACGTAGCATCGGCGCTTCGCCGATGAATGGAGAAGTCGTGAAGGTTCGGCGATTTTAGAGGAAGTTCCCCGGCGGTTGCGGTCATCGAGCAAGGCTCGATGCTTCTATGGTGATTTATGGGTCAAGTCATAATCGCGATAATGTTATGTTTATTTTGAGCGATTGATCTTAGTGGTTTCCGCATTTGAGTATCCGGGGCTATGTAGCCCTCGGGACCAACTTCTATCCGTGCCGGTCTAGCCGGTCACCTGATGCCAAATACGCCTGATCGCAGGCTTGAATATGCGGTTTCATGATGACGCCAATCTACAAGAACGAGTGGGATTTACCATCTCCAGCATCGAAACGGGCCATCAATCCACCAAAGTCAGATAAAGCTCAGATAGTTTGATTGGTAAAAGTTCTCAGGCAGTCTCTTTGAGGAGAGCCCCAGCGGGGAGTTCGTCTTTTTCCAAGTACTTCCACAGAGCCACCAGTAGCTTGCGCGCCAGAGCGACGATGCCGATTCTTCGGCTGCGTTTTCCCCTGGCGAAGTTGTTGTCGAACCATTTGGCCAGATCCGACTGGGGTTGGTTCCTCAGCCACGACCAGGCCAGCTCGATCATCAGGGCCCGGACCTTGGCATTGCCGGCTTTACTGATGCCTTGTTCGTTCTTGCTGTCGCCGCTGTCGTAGGGGGAGCCATCCAGACCGGCGCAGGCGCCGACTTGCCGGACGTTGCGGAACTCTCGCCAGCTGAAGAACTCCTCGCTTAAGGTCATGGCGCTGATGACGCCAACGGCCTTGAGCCGGGTGAGCTTGTGGGCCTGTCGCTCGGCCTTTGTTTGGGGCTTTGCGATTCGGGCAGTCCGCGCACGTTCCAGAGCCTTGAGTTGGGTGCGGGCAAACTCCACGCGTTCGTATTCGCGGGCGATCTCGCTGCGTATATGTTCCGGGAGGGGGCGGTTGTCCCAACCGAGCAGCGAATCGAGCCGTGTATCGAGCTTGCTAAGTGAATCGAGGCGAAGTCCATGCAAAACAAGCAGGCTTTTGATCCGGGCTGTGCCCGCACCGATCTCCTTCTTCAGTCGCTTGATCTCTCGCTCGCGCCGACGCAGGTCTTCCTGCTCCACGCTCGGCACGCGCACGACAGACCAGAGCGTATGCTCACCGCCGTGGTAGCGAATCAGCTGACGCAGCAAGGCCTTGGCGTCCAGGCGGTCAGTCTTGGCTCGGCGTTTGCGGCGGTTCACCTCAATGCTGGCGGGATCAACGATGACGTTGTTGATCCCCAACCCCTCCAGCCAGCGGTGGATCCAGAAACCGTCCCGGCCCGCTTCGTAGACACTGAAAACCTCAATGTCTTCGCCTAGCTGCCACTTGTCCCGAGTCGCCTTCAGGGCCGATTGAAAGGCCAACTGATCACGAGCCTCGATCGTGATCAGCCGTATCTTCTCTCCCGTCGAGAAGGCCAGCTTCCATTTAGTATTGCTCAGTTCCAGCGCCATGTATAACTTCATTTTTTGAATCTTTCTTTCAGGTTCATTTTTTCAGGTCCGGGTCCTCTTAACCCGGGCCTGTTTAGTATCCGAAAGAAGAGGCCCCAAGAAAAGCAGATCCCTCGGATCCGCTCATAGCATCTAC harbors:
- a CDS encoding NifB/NifX family molybdenum-iron cluster-binding protein — translated: MNTEFQEEGKEHCGSLVRVGFPLENGGDGSRISSDFGTAAIILLVDCESGEEAMIGNESPHCGEGHCGPTDVFVSFGLDAVVCRGLGRAALQRLENSEIQVFYTEEESVEKALKKFRHGNLAPFDKEFIVESCGCGDSP
- a CDS encoding DUF6807 family protein, with translation MRGNFGTQNHLDWTEVTSDETGAVLHESLEWKNEHSEPTFREQRSIDARVFPNANCWRLHLRFQIQNVSGKTLRLGTFESEEGLQGSHYTGLFFRLHREFLGKGEWEPVGSFLADGNRGLEKIHGKPAPWMASVGSHDNSDSETTLICCDNPRNPHFPTHWFYRPDMPCIALPFVGESAVILNPEETLDLRYDFIIANGIQDLESAQKLVENCIFPEQTPSA
- a CDS encoding DUF6807 family protein codes for the protein MSSSTSHTRASLKFHPDDSVEFLWGDLPLFHYVARSEAPNEESPKPYFHPIRNLRGNVITNYRPNDHPWHHALSMTMTLVNGTNFWGGQYLPEGRRLPHAGKLRHTESPRLD
- a CDS encoding IS110 family transposase translates to MKLYMALELSNTKWKLAFSTGEKIRLITIEARDQLAFQSALKATRDKWQLGEDIEVFSVYEAGRDGFWIHRWLEGLGINNVIVDPASIEVNRRKRRAKTDRLDAKALLRQLIRYHGGEHTLWSVVRVPSVEQEDLRRREREIKRLKKEIGAGTARIKSLLVLHGLRLDSLSKLDTRLDSLLGWDNRPLPEHIRSEIAREYERVEFARTQLKALERARTARIAKPQTKAERQAHKLTRLKAVGVISAMTLSEEFFSWREFRNVRQVGACAGLDGSPYDSGDSKNEQGISKAGNAKVRALMIELAWSWLRNQPQSDLAKWFDNNFARGKRSRRIGIVALARKLLVALWKYLEKDELPAGALLKETA